A single region of the Raphanus sativus cultivar WK10039 chromosome 1, ASM80110v3, whole genome shotgun sequence genome encodes:
- the LOC108835110 gene encoding protein CHUP1, chloroplastic produces MSRTSATSTTPSRVRAANSHYSVISRTRAQDDSSKPKSSGHDPVKNRRSSLLKRANSREEDTAALAPQRARSVNRPAVVEQFGCPRRQISRRSDEAATAEEDEKRKKMEEKLLVNESLIKELQAQVLSLKTELEEARNSNAELEIKNKKLSQDLVSAEAKISSLSSYDKPAAKEHQNTRFKDIQRLIASKLEQSKVKKEVVVESSSRSSPPLPSPSRPPFPKFLVSPATTNSGKKDEASSPIAPPTPPPPPPPPPPRPLAKAARAQKSPPVSQLFQLLKKQDNTRHLSPSVSGNKSQVNSAHNSIVGEIQNRSAHLIAIKADIETKGDFINELIQKVLTTCFSDMEDVMKFVDWLDNELATLADERAVLKHFKWPERKADALQEAAVEYRELKKLEKELSSYNDDPTIHYGVALKKMVNLLDKSEEGVRRLVRLRGSSMRSYQDFKIPVEWMLDSGMINKIKRASIKLAKTYMNRVANELESARNMDRESTQEALLLQGVRFAYRTHQFAGGLDPETLCALEEIKQRVPSHLRLARGNLAGAPS; encoded by the exons ATGTCACGCACTTCAGCCACTTCCACCACTCCGTCCCGCGTGAGAGCCGCGAATTCACACTACTCAGTCATTTCTAGAACTAGAGCGCAAGACGACAGCAGTAAACCGAAATCCTCCGGTCACGATCCGGTTAAGAACCGGCGATCATCTCTTCTGAAGAGAGCAAACTCCAGAGAAGAGGATACGGCGGCTCTAGCACCTCAGAGAGCTCGGTCTGTAAACCGTCCGGCGGTGGTTGAGCAATTCGGTTGTCCGAGACGGCAAATTTCTAGGAGGAGCGATGAAGCAGCAACGGCGGAGGAAGatgagaagaggaagaaaatgGAGGAGAAGCTTTTAGTGAACGAGTCACTGATTAAGGAACTGCAAGCGCAGGTTTTGAGTTTGAAGACAGAGCTAGAGGAAGCTCGTAACTCAAACGCAGAGCTTGAGATAAAGAACAAGAAGCTTTCTCAAGATCTTGTTTCAGCTGAAGCTAAGATCTCATCTCTTTCCTCTTACGACAAG CCAGCAGCTAAAGAACATCAGAACACTAGGTTCAAAGATATACAGAGGTTAATCGCTAGCAAACTGGAGCAATCCAAGGTTAAAAAGGAGGTAGTGGTAGAGTCATCATCAAGATCATCTCCACCACTACCTTCACCTTCGAGACCGCCGTTTCCGAAGTTTTTGGTATCTCCAGCTACAACCAATTCAGGTAAAAAAGATGAAGCATCATCACCTATTGCACCACCAACACCACCGCCTcctccgccaccaccaccacctagGCCTCTTGCTAAAGCAGCTCGTGCTCAGAAGTCACCTCCAGTTTCACAGCTGTTTCAGTTACTGAAAAAGCAAGATAACACTAGACACCTTTCACCGTCTGTTAGTGGAAACAAATCTCAGGTTAACAGTGCTCACAATAGTATAGTTGGAGAAATTCAAAACCGTTCCGCACATCTCATCGCT ATAAAAGCTGACATTGAGACAAAAGGAGATTTTATAAATGAACTTATCCAGAAAGTTCTGACCACTTGTTTTTCGGATATGGAAGATGTCATGAAGTTTGTTGATTGGCTTGATAATGAACTAGCAACTCTG GCTGATGAGCGAGCTGTTCTTAAGCACTTCAAGTGGCCTGAGAGGAAAGCCGATGCCTTGCAAGAGGCTGCAGTTGAGTACCGCGAGCTAAAGAAACTGGAGAAAGAACTTTCTTCATACAATGATGATCCGACCATTCACTATGGTGTTGCCCTGAAGAAAATGGTCAACTTATTAGACAA GTCGGAGGAAGGGGTAAGGAGGCTAGTCAGGCTACGCGGCTCGTCCATGCGTTCTTACCAAGACTTTAAAATCCCAGTCGAGTGGATGCTTGACTCGGGAATGATAAACAAG ATCAAAAGAGCATCGATCAAGCTTGCTAAAACCTACATGAATAGAGTTGCAAACGAGCTAGAATCAGCTCGTAACATGGATAGAGAGTCTACTCAAGAAGCGTTGCTTCTCCAAGGAGTCCGGTTCGCTTACAGAACGCACCAG TTTGCGGGAGGGCTCGATCCAGAGACATTGTGTGCATTAGAAGAGATAAAGCAACGTGTTCCTAGTCATCTCCGGCTGGCACGAGGGAATTTGGCCGGAGCTCCGTCGTAG
- the LOC108848238 gene encoding uncharacterized protein LOC108848238: MDSRNPLNPDSQSPSLVGLLNSQNFPYESYQDSVNFGASEIPPFSSQQTDTPLAFRERKEWKPADDEVIISAWINTSKDPIVGNSQNSGTFWARVGDYYAASPHGRAQGEGREHLNIKQRWHKINDFTNKFCAAHAAAERQISSGQSDHDVLKLAHDIYYTNNNKKFTLEHAWCLLRYEQKWLSLNTPKPSGSSKRKACETPSESSNTTAADHEVRPEGLVSMGRYSYSQPSLSDDYGDTGDSMYSETEELIRRDQEELIRRDQEELILQYGETAQYPPQPEVEFGFPQTCYCDGEPLLTTSYTRNDPGRRFYTC, from the exons ATGGATTCAAGGAATCCATTGAATCCAGATAGTCAGTCTCCTAGTTTAGTCGGCCTCCTTAACAGCCAGAATTTTCCTTATGAAAGTTATCAAGATAGTGTGAACTTTGGAGCATCTGAGATCCCGCCATTTAGTTCCCAACAAACCGACACACCATTGGCCTTTAGGGAGAGAAAGGAGTGGAAACCAGCTGATGACGAGGTGATAATCAGCGCGTGGATAAACACTTCAAAGGATCCGATTGTTGGAAACTCACAAAATTCAGGGACCTTCTGGGCTCGAGTTGGTGATTACTATGCTGCAAGTCCGCATGGTAGAGCTCAGGGTGAAGGAAGAGAGCATCTAAATATCAAGCAGAGATGGCACAAGATTAATGATTTCACTAACAAGTTCTGTGCTGCACATGCGGCAGCAGAGAGACAGATCAGCTCTGGTCAGAGTGACCACGATGTTCTCAAGCTGGCGCACGACATCTACTACACTAACAACAATAAGAAATTTACTCTAGAGCATGCGTGGTGTCTGTTGAGGTATGAGCAGAAGTGGCTTAGCCTCAACACTCCTAAACCTAGTGGTAGTTCAAAGCGTAAAGCTTGTGAGACTCCTTCCGAAAGTTCAAACACCACTGCTGCTGATCATGAGGTCCGCCCTGAAG GTTTAGTTTCAATGGGCCGATATAGTTACAGCCAGCCTTCACTCTCAGATGACTACGGTGACACGGGTGACAGTATGTACAGCGAGACGGAAGAGCTTATTCGTCGTGACCAAGAAGAGCTTATTCGTCGTGACCAAGAAGAGTTAATCCTCCAATATGGCGAGACGGCTCAGTACCCTCCACAGCCAGAGGTGGAGTTTGGATTCCCTCAGACTTGTTACTGTGATGGCGAACCCCTTCTAACAACATCATACACAAGAAACGATCCAGGGAGGAGATTCTACACTTGCTAG